The window GGTTGGAGACAACAAGGACTGGAGCACAGCGATGCAGGTGACTGAACAGCAGCGGCTCTACTGGCAGAAGAACCTCAGGATCACCTCGGTCCTGCTGGCGATCTGGTTTGTAGTGACCTACGTAATGGCGTATTTCGCGCGAGACCTCAGCTTCTCGTTCTTCGGCTGGCCTTTCAGCTTCTACATGGCGGCGCAGGGCTCGCTGATCATCTATGTGGTCATCATCTGGTACTACGCCAGGACGATGAACCGCCTCGATCAAGAACACGGCGTTGCCGAGGAGGACTGACATGGCTGGAATCACACCGAATGCGGCCGCCGCGGGCAGCAGTCGCGCCG is drawn from Methylibium petroleiphilum PM1 and contains these coding sequences:
- a CDS encoding DUF4212 domain-containing protein, with the translated sequence MQVTEQQRLYWQKNLRITSVLLAIWFVVTYVMAYFARDLSFSFFGWPFSFYMAAQGSLIIYVVIIWYYARTMNRLDQEHGVAEED